The DNA sequence TGGGAAATTAACATTCGGCATGGCAATGAATTCTTATTTTGGCGAACGATTCCGCAAAATTTATTAATTATGCTACACGCATATTCTGTCTACTACCTTCTTTCTTCCTGTCCAACTTTGTGTTCTTTCCTTTCAACTCACCTTCATCTGTCACCTGTACAAAAGTGTTGAGGAGCAAGGTTTAGCCAACCGAACTATAGGCCTTGGGAAGTGTAACACTGGAAATCCGTGTGTTCATTCAGACAAATCCTTATGGGATGGTACACACCGAGGTTGCAGTCAGTCATTTCCCTTCAATCCTTCTAAAAAGTATGTCAttaagattacatttttcatgcagCTCACAGAAGAGTTTTGATTGGTGCAAATTAAACTAAGCCCCAAAGCAACTTTATTATTGCATGCTTGCCTATTGCTCCAGCGAAACCCACATTACAGAGAAAGGGTtaaagaaagtaaaatgttAGACTGCAGATATCGTCTACTGAATGGCTTTTGCTATGAAAATGAAGGAACAGAATGCAGTCCTTTCCTTGTCTCACAGAACACACCAGAGCTCTACTCTTCTCTGGCGCTTGTTCGTTGCCACTCTCTCCAGGCCCTTCTGCTGCCCCATCTCAGCGGGGTGCGGCAAAGGGGGGGCAGATGCGACTAGGACCCAGGGGGGAATTACTGAGGAGCCCACGCAAGACAGGTGAGTAAGGGAGAGATGACACTGATATGTCAGAATCTATGTGAACTGGTTACTATTATGCGCCTAGAGCAATCAGTTGCACACAAGAATTGGTCATGCATTGTGGTCGTATGATCGTGCTATGCTTTTAACCTCATAGGTGGAGTCAAGGTATTAATAGAGGTATGGTGAAGGCAAATCTTTGTGCATCTCAGATAGGATATTACACAAGAACACTCACTGTCCCCCTCTACTCCATTTCCCTGTTCCCAGAAAGCGCACCATGCCCCCCAGTCTGTCCGTTGTGCGAGTGCCCTTTGCTCAGTGGCTCCCCCTGTGGAAGATGTGAGAAGGCGGTCTGCGCGCAGTGCCAACGCCAGTGCTCTCTCTGCCTGCGGACTTACTGTTTCACCTGCTGCCTGCCCAAGTATGGAGACTGGCACGGAGGGGCTGGGGTAGAGGCTGCAGTTGTGATTGCCAATGACAATTTCCAGGCACAGCATTGTTGAGCTTATCAATGCAGCTGTGGTTGCAGTAGCTGCCATACTGGTGGTGTATTAAACAGAAAGTACTGCGCAGCAATGCCATAAGTAGCAGCTGGAAATTCTCAGCCTCCAAGCTGTGGCATTTGGGGACTTTGAAGGCTAATACAACAACCGCAACAGTGCATAACTTGCAGGTTGGTGGGGAGTACACGATACCTATGTAGCAACAATATTTTGGCTGTTGGTAAGAGGTAGTGGCACAGCTGCCTTTTCAGATTGTCATTTTGCCCTAAACTATGGTGTGTTCCTGTGGAGTCCAACTCTGTTTACATTCCACATTCATTCTAGAATTTACAGTATACACCAGTTTTAATGAAGCCATTCAGTAGAAGAAAATGTTGCACCCTTGATGAACCAGAGTTCGGTTTAATGGGTATTCCAGAATGCAACTGGCGGCTCTGCTCACTGCCATTAGCGTCAGACTCAAATGTAATTGTCCAGTGAAAACCAGTAATTTCACACTGACCGCTCTTCCGCTTCTCTTCCCTGTGTCAGTTATGATGAGCGCTACGAGAGGATGCTTTGCATCGACTGCCAGACCCCATGACTGCAACACCCTACAGTAGCATTTCAGAGAACCTTCTCCCACCCGCACTGGATCTCCGGAGGACAACTGCACTGTATATTCTGAATGAATGGATTATGCTGCATAACACGGTTTCATCTGAAAATGAACCGTTTTGGTATGAAGAATAAAAAGCATTGAtgtttataatttcattttgtgtgcgtttttctttttggctgcaCTGAAGTGTAAAAGAAGTAGAGAAAACTGCACAAAATGCAGCAAATAAAGGGACTTCTTACTTCTAATTTTAATACTTCAGTGCAACAGCACGTATCCAAGTAAAATGACCTGCAGTGCGCAGTACCATGCAAAGTCGAATGTTCATACAGCTGCCTGTTAGTCATGAGTCATACCATCAGGACAAAATGCCTTTTAAATGGCAATGAATGAAGACAAGCTGATAACACTTTTCATACTTATTACTGTATTTTCATTGATGAAAACCAAAATAGAAAAATCAGTATAAACATGTAAGATAAAAGTACTATACACACCTGTTTTAACAGCAAAGAACATCACACCTGTTCAGGCTCCATTAAAGCCTCCCACTTGAGAACCTTTACAGTTATATGCATCAtgtacaaatgcaaatgacagaAATATTTAACAAGTCTgcaaatgatgtcacagtactGTGCATCAGTCCAAACTGGGGCTTGTTTCATGAAAGTATGCGACCATTTTCACTCAGATAgcaaataatttttgaaaacgtGTCACAAGGCTTGTGCGTAgaatttacaaacaaatgtGCAACAAATTCTCAAATTACTACAAATCTACCTTCCCTTTGTAACTGGCATTTGTGGCGTTTGCAGGaagaagagaaataaaataGCTTGTAGCCAGATCGgtttctttccctttctttttccatATGTGGAATTAATCAGTAACTGCATGCATAGTGGAATTCATTTTGGCACAGTAAACGCAGTCCCAAGTTTATCCTCAGTTGAGTCTTGGACTTAAAAGTTTTAGGCTCCAATGATTCAGCTTCCACACTTAAAAcgtttgcttaaaaaaaataaatataaaaaatgcacaCCTGAAGAAACACCTCGTCACAGGTGcacagcagaaacaaaaactAGAATGGTCAATGGACTTCTCATTACCGCTATACTTGCAAATAGGCCcttagattaaaaaaagatttctctGCAAGTATCAGAGTTTGAGTCCCTTCAACCATTCCAAATAAGAGAATGAATATTTCCCCTTATAGCTACTCTAAATTATCTCATCATAATTTCTTTACTTGTTCTAATGACTATGTCAGAACTTCATGTAATgaacaaatattacattttccttGTATGGAAATTTTGTATAGATATGAACCATTGTTGCTGAAAATTACATTACTTTATAATTGTCCGTTTGGGGTAATTCGGTTTATTGCTGGCAAGCTcaatgcatgcattttgtaAGATGCATCCGTAGAATGAAATTGAGATTCATTTAGGAATAATTTTGTCTCTCCTCCAGAAGCGCAGAGACAAAATCATTGCACCTATTTAGCTCATTAGCTCATAGTTAGTTTGCATGTTGCATTTCTTGTGAAATATACCCCAGTTCAAGATTAGTCACACTTTGTATTGTTACCAACATGATCCTTGTGACTGAAGTCCCAATACCTGCTCCAAAGCAGTACTGAAATACttattccccccctccccaacagaaatattttagtttgtaaagataaaacacattttagtaCCTAAAATGAATGCTATGTTGCATTTACACATCACGACATTTCAAGTGTCTGGCTTCCTTGCTTCCTTCCTGTCCATCTAGTCATGTCACCCCTCACAGCACTTCTCCTATGGCTGTGCGGGTGGCTGTGTCGGTGGCTGTAGGGGCGGTTGTGGGGCTAGCTGTGGGGCTAGCTGCGGGTGCAGCTCACTGTCCACTTTGCTGCGCTTTGCAGGCAGGCTATGGTCGTGGGCTTTGCGTATGTGGCGGTAAAGGTCGCCGGACTGGGTGTAGCTGCGATAGCAGTAGCGGCACTCGAAAGGGCGCTCGCGCGTGTGCACGATGGCGTGGCGCCGCAGGGTGTAGGTGC is a window from the Anguilla anguilla isolate fAngAng1 chromosome 3, fAngAng1.pri, whole genome shotgun sequence genome containing:
- the LOC118224047 gene encoding apoptosis regulatory protein Siva-like, producing MSKRGCPWTDGTPQRKTCVREGAVGGEAEKKVVYEHTRALLFSGACSLPLSPGPSAAPSQRGAAKGGQMRLGPRGELLRSPRKTESAPCPPVCPLCECPLLSGSPCGRCEKAVCAQCQRQCSLCLRTYCFTCCLPNYDERYERMLCIDCQTP